In Poecilia reticulata strain Guanapo linkage group LG1, Guppy_female_1.0+MT, whole genome shotgun sequence, one genomic interval encodes:
- the LOC103471238 gene encoding voltage-dependent calcium channel gamma-5 subunit: MSLCGRKALTLLSSVFAVCGLGLLGIAVSTDYWLYLEEGIILPLNQSTEMRMSLHSGLWRVCFLAGEEKGRCFTIEYVMPTNVQITSESTVSVLKMIRSATPFPLVSLFFMFIGFVLSNIGHIRPHRTILAFVSGIFFILSGLSLVVGLVLYISNINDEMLNRTKTNEAYFSYKYGWSFAFAAISFLLTETAGVMSVYLFMKRYTAEEMYRPHQGFYRPRLSNCSDYSGQFLHPDAWAGRGRSPSSISSEASLQMNSSNYPALLKCPEYEQMSSSPC; this comes from the exons ATGAGCCTATGTGGCAGGAAGGCGCTGACGTTGCTGAGCAGCGTGTTCGCCGTGTGCGGCCTCGGCCTGCTGGGCATCGCCGTGAGCACCGACTACTGGCTCTACCTGGAGGAGGGCATCATCCTTCCACTCAACCAGAGCACCGAGATGCGCATGTCGCTTCACTCTGGCCTCTGGAGGGTTTGCTTCCTCGCTG GCGAAGAGAAAGGCCGATGTTTTACCATTGAGTATGTGATGCCTACTAACGTCCAGATAACGTCTGAGTCCACCGTCAGTGTGCTCA AGATGATCCGCTCTGCCACTCCGTTTCCTCTGGTCAGCctcttcttcatgttcatcGGCTTTGTGCTCAGCAACATTGGCCATATCCGACCGCATCGCACCATCCTGGCGTTTGTTTCCGGAATCTTCTTCATCCTCTCAG GTCTGTCTCTGGTCGTCGGCCTGGTTCTGTATATCTCCAACATCAATGATGAAATGTTGAACAGGACGAAAACAAACGAGGCTTACTTTAGCTACAAGTACGGCTGGTCTTTTGCGTTCGCCGCCATCTCCTTCCTGCTGACAGAG ACGGCGGGCGTCATGTCGGTGTACCTGTTCATGAAGCGCTACACGGCGGAGGAAATGTACCGGCCCCATCAGGGCTTCTACCGGCCCCGCCTCAGCAACTGCTCAGACTACTCAGGCCAGTTCCTCCACCCGGACGCCTGGGCGGGGCGTGGCCGCAGcccctcctccatctcctccgaGGCCTCCCTGCAGATGAACTCCTCCAACTATCCTGCCCTCCTCAAATGTCCAGAGTACGAACAAATGTCCTCCTCACCCTGCTGA